The Pseudomonadota bacterium genome contains a region encoding:
- the ribD gene encoding bifunctional diaminohydroxyphosphoribosylaminopyrimidine deaminase/5-amino-6-(5-phosphoribosylamino)uracil reductase RibD: MQDLDVAMMRLALAEARRGHPGPNPHVGALVARGSRVLARGHHRRAGEPHAEAVALKRAGRRARGATLYVTLEPCNHQGRTGPCVDAIVAAGISAVVAGCEDPAGHSLGGATRLQQAGVQVRTGVLVEPCRELVADFAKLVRTGMPWVTLKAAVTLDGRMATRTGDSKWITGLRARREAHRLRASHGAVLVGIGTVLVDDPVLTVRHVRGPDPLRVVLDSRLRTPPTARLASGPEASTLIFHAPDAYASRRLRLTSLAAVRLQPVPAARRGLRLRSALKALGRLGVMRVLVEGGPTMHGAFLDSGLADAAALFVAPRIIGDERARSFAEGRGVRRLEMAWRLRQPGIRRLGEDVMLSGKLEPGG; this comes from the coding sequence ATGCAAGACCTCGACGTCGCGATGATGCGACTCGCACTAGCCGAGGCGCGACGCGGCCACCCGGGCCCCAATCCTCATGTGGGCGCCTTGGTCGCGCGAGGGTCGCGAGTGCTGGCTCGCGGCCATCACCGCCGTGCGGGTGAGCCGCACGCGGAGGCGGTTGCGCTTAAACGGGCCGGCCGGCGTGCGCGGGGGGCGACCCTCTACGTCACGCTCGAGCCCTGCAACCACCAGGGGCGTACCGGCCCCTGCGTGGACGCCATTGTAGCTGCGGGCATCAGCGCGGTGGTCGCCGGCTGCGAGGACCCGGCCGGGCACTCTCTCGGGGGCGCGACCCGATTGCAGCAGGCGGGAGTGCAGGTCCGCACGGGGGTCCTGGTCGAGCCTTGCAGAGAGCTCGTTGCGGACTTCGCCAAGCTGGTGCGCACCGGCATGCCCTGGGTGACGCTCAAGGCGGCGGTGACGCTCGATGGGCGCATGGCGACGCGCACGGGAGACTCGAAGTGGATCACCGGGCTTCGAGCGCGTCGCGAAGCGCATCGACTGCGAGCCAGCCACGGCGCAGTCCTGGTCGGGATCGGCACCGTGCTGGTGGATGACCCCGTCCTCACAGTTCGTCACGTGCGTGGCCCGGACCCGCTGCGGGTCGTGCTCGATAGCCGGTTGCGCACGCCGCCCACCGCCCGTCTGGCCTCGGGCCCGGAGGCTTCGACGCTCATTTTTCATGCGCCTGACGCCTACGCGTCGCGCAGGCTCCGGCTTACCTCCCTAGCTGCCGTACGCCTGCAGCCGGTGCCGGCCGCTAGGCGCGGGCTGCGCCTCAGGTCTGCGCTGAAGGCCCTGGGTCGCCTTGGCGTAATGCGCGTGCTGGTCGAGGGTGGTCCAACCATGCACGGGGCGTTCCTGGACTCCGGGCTAGCCGACGCCGCCGCCTTGTTCGTGGCGCCCCGCATCATCGGTGATGAGCGTGCTCGCTCGTTTGCCGAGGGTAGGGGGGTGCGGCGGCTAGAGAT
- the nrdR gene encoding transcriptional regulator NrdR yields MKCPFCTSVENRVIDSRLSHGGEVTRRRRECEGCQRRYTTYERVEQAVPLVVKKDGRREVFDRIKILAGLRRACEKRPISSDQLEELVDSIEQSLVDRTEKELPSSRIGQLVMEALREVDQVAYVRFASVYRSFKDIHEFMNELEQLLGRSER; encoded by the coding sequence GTGAAGTGCCCTTTCTGCACGTCTGTAGAGAACAGGGTCATCGATTCGCGGCTCTCGCACGGGGGTGAAGTAACGCGTCGGAGGCGCGAATGCGAGGGTTGTCAGCGACGCTACACCACCTACGAGCGGGTCGAGCAGGCAGTGCCTCTCGTGGTCAAAAAAGACGGGCGCCGCGAGGTATTTGACCGCATCAAGATCTTGGCGGGTCTGCGACGAGCGTGCGAAAAGCGCCCGATATCCTCCGACCAGCTGGAAGAGCTCGTCGACAGCATCGAGCAGTCGCTCGTCGATCGCACGGAAAAGGAGCTGCCTTCGAGCCGGATCGGCCAGCTGGTCATGGAGGCGCTGCGTGAAGTCGACCAGGTGGCCTATGTGCGCTTCGCCAGCGTGTATCGGAGCTTCAAGGACATCCACGAGTTCATGAACGAGCTCGAGCAGCTGTTGGGGCGATCCGAGCGATAG
- the mnmA gene encoding tRNA 2-thiouridine(34) synthase MnmA has protein sequence MTERVLVAMSGGVDSSVAAALLKERGFDLVGVTLHLWDAHGDQQVGRCCAPEDREDARRVCDQLAIPHYVIDERAAFTREVVHPFVRSNAAGLTPSPCSGCNRQVKLARLVELADRWAAAGLATGHYARVELDSTGMARLLRGRDSTKDQSYFLYGVQQDVLRRMRFVLGDMTKHEARQHALRLGLNNWNKPDSQQLCFVPDGKVSSFVRGRLEGPEADGDIVDTEGRRLGRHDGLSRFTVGQRRGLGISGGKPRYVLRILPATRTVVVGDEAGLYTKSLQATAATWLSPPPAEPFTAHVRVRHRHEPAGAVVTASARGFSVRFGVAQRAIAPGQAAVVYRGDEVLGGGTIVADTQPLPGPVRKASVACQ, from the coding sequence ATGACCGAGCGTGTTCTGGTGGCCATGAGTGGCGGGGTGGACTCGTCCGTCGCCGCCGCGCTGCTCAAGGAACGTGGGTTCGATCTCGTCGGGGTGACGCTGCACCTGTGGGACGCGCACGGCGATCAGCAGGTCGGGCGTTGCTGCGCTCCCGAGGACCGGGAGGACGCGCGGAGGGTGTGCGATCAGCTCGCGATCCCGCACTATGTGATCGACGAGCGAGCCGCCTTCACGCGCGAGGTCGTCCATCCGTTTGTGCGATCCAACGCCGCCGGACTGACCCCCAGCCCGTGCTCGGGCTGCAATCGGCAGGTCAAGCTGGCTAGACTGGTCGAGCTGGCTGACCGATGGGCTGCAGCGGGCCTTGCCACTGGCCACTACGCGCGTGTCGAGCTGGATTCCACGGGGATGGCGCGCCTGCTACGCGGGCGCGATTCGACCAAGGACCAGAGCTACTTTCTTTACGGCGTGCAACAGGATGTCCTGCGCCGGATGCGCTTCGTGCTGGGTGACATGACCAAGCACGAGGCGCGCCAGCACGCGCTCCGTCTCGGACTGAACAACTGGAACAAACCCGATTCCCAGCAGCTGTGTTTCGTTCCCGATGGCAAGGTGAGCAGCTTCGTGCGCGGTCGTCTCGAAGGCCCTGAGGCGGATGGAGACATCGTGGACACCGAGGGTCGGCGACTCGGCCGCCACGACGGGCTGAGCCGTTTCACCGTGGGACAGCGTCGCGGCTTGGGCATCTCGGGCGGCAAGCCGCGCTACGTGCTGCGCATCTTGCCAGCAACCCGGACCGTGGTTGTGGGAGACGAGGCTGGGCTCTACACGAAATCGCTTCAGGCCACGGCCGCGACCTGGCTTTCCCCGCCTCCGGCCGAGCCTTTTACCGCACACGTGAGGGTGCGCCACCGGCACGAGCCAGCAGGGGCCGTTGTCACGGCCAGCGCGCGGGGGTTCTCCGTGCGGTTCGGGGTCGCGCAGCGCGCGATCGCCCCTGGTCAGGCTGCGGTTGTTTATCGGGGGGACGAGGTGCTGGGCGGCGGTACCATCGTTGCTGATACACAGCCCTTGCCGGGACCCGTGCGGAAGGCTAGTGTCGCCTGCCAGTGA
- a CDS encoding cysteine desulfurase: MTSIALAAGPAPSAVSSVTTEPRRADNVVYLDHHAATPLLPRVAAAMRAALEHGWANPSSVHAAGRQARRLLEESREQIAQALGARPANVVLTSGGTEACNLGLLGQCGLFGQRGLGGHGRSGAKRVLTTSCEHPAVSSCLEHLARTQGIDVATLQLPRGRPPDMAEFDAALGQGVDLVALQWVNHETGTVLPLENYLERCNARGVPSFVDATQALGKLRFDFGRLGATAAAVASHKIGGPPGAGAVCLRRNVELASTSWGGSQERGRRAGSPDLVAVAGFAAACSAIEDRVATMGRIRRLRDELEANLLGRGAQVNGGDYLRVDTVSNVSIEGGRSDELVAAMDLAGVCVASGAACSSGVVRASAVVGAMYPDEPWRAASALRFSLGPETQRSDMQAAVGAFTRVVAPMAPYPAESCSQQRAAR; this comes from the coding sequence GTGACCTCGATCGCCCTCGCGGCCGGTCCGGCGCCGTCTGCCGTGTCCTCGGTCACCACCGAACCCCGCCGAGCAGACAACGTGGTCTACCTGGATCATCACGCGGCGACACCCTTGCTTCCGCGGGTGGCTGCCGCCATGAGGGCGGCGCTGGAGCACGGATGGGCCAATCCTTCCAGTGTCCACGCGGCCGGCCGGCAGGCGCGCAGGCTGCTCGAGGAATCTCGCGAGCAGATCGCTCAGGCGCTCGGAGCGCGACCGGCCAACGTCGTGCTCACTTCCGGGGGTACCGAGGCGTGCAACCTCGGTCTGCTGGGGCAATGCGGTCTTTTCGGGCAACGAGGTCTTGGGGGCCACGGCCGGTCAGGCGCGAAGCGCGTCCTCACGACGTCGTGCGAGCACCCCGCCGTGTCGAGCTGCCTGGAACATCTGGCAAGGACGCAGGGGATCGACGTTGCGACCTTGCAGCTGCCCCGAGGGCGGCCGCCCGACATGGCCGAATTCGACGCGGCTTTGGGCCAAGGCGTCGATTTGGTGGCGCTCCAGTGGGTCAATCATGAGACGGGCACGGTGCTGCCACTCGAGAATTATCTTGAACGATGCAACGCAAGGGGGGTACCAAGTTTCGTCGATGCTACACAGGCCCTTGGAAAGCTGCGTTTCGATTTCGGCCGGCTAGGCGCCACTGCCGCAGCCGTGGCATCGCACAAGATCGGAGGTCCGCCGGGTGCGGGCGCAGTATGCCTCCGGCGCAATGTCGAGCTCGCCAGCACGAGCTGGGGCGGAAGTCAGGAGCGTGGCCGTCGTGCGGGGAGTCCCGACCTGGTCGCCGTGGCCGGCTTCGCGGCTGCTTGCAGCGCGATCGAGGACCGGGTGGCAACGATGGGACGCATTCGGCGCTTGCGAGACGAGCTCGAGGCAAACCTCCTCGGACGAGGCGCCCAGGTCAATGGCGGAGATTACCTGCGCGTTGATACTGTATCTAACGTGAGTATCGAGGGGGGTCGCAGCGATGAGCTGGTTGCGGCCATGGACCTCGCGGGCGTGTGCGTGGCCAGCGGCGCGGCGTGTTCCTCGGGAGTGGTCCGGGCGTCGGCGGTGGTTGGGGCCATGTACCCGGACGAGCCCTGGCGGGCAGCGTCGGCTCTACGCTTCAGCCTGGGGCCGGAAACGCAGCGCAGCGATATGCAGGCGGCCGTCGGCGCATTCACCCGGGTTGTGGCGCCGATGGCGCCGTATCCAGCCGAGTCCTGTTCGCAGCAGCGAGCGGCGCGATGA
- a CDS encoding hybrid sensor histidine kinase/response regulator, with translation MARVLHIEDDRSSRVLVRKLLGAAGHEVIDAETGLQGIRMADSQRPDLVLVDINVPDLDGYEVTLRLRGIPALEHVPIVAITAEGDRETSLAVGADGFLTKPINAAQFPAQIRRFLAGHREQARDRRGHRLRSRSQKLAERLERKVAELSEANQRLEEMARLRSEFLRNISHEFATPMTPVVGYLRLLLDEEVGPLTQLQRKSLSQIHESTERLQRLIDTLLDLSTLETGRMHVYERDYDFCQVAARALDEIRSKCVRAKIDVVEQLPEEPLPARGDPDKLRRAMAHILDNAVKFTPRGGQMAIAVEVDPTDDRLLFSVADSGPGIPAKDMHKVFEAFFQVDGSPTRKYGGVGVGLAFARRVAEALGGSVQVQSPPKQPVAGRMLRGTQAVMSVRRMPAPASGASPSTA, from the coding sequence ATGGCGCGCGTACTGCACATCGAGGACGACCGGTCCAGCCGGGTGCTCGTTCGCAAGCTGCTTGGGGCGGCTGGGCACGAGGTCATCGACGCGGAGACCGGCCTTCAGGGCATCCGTATGGCAGACAGCCAGCGGCCTGACCTCGTGCTCGTGGACATCAATGTTCCAGACCTCGACGGCTACGAAGTGACCTTGCGGTTGCGGGGGATACCCGCGCTCGAGCACGTGCCGATCGTGGCCATCACGGCGGAGGGGGATCGTGAGACCAGCCTGGCGGTCGGGGCAGATGGCTTCCTGACGAAGCCGATCAACGCCGCCCAGTTTCCAGCTCAGATCAGGCGGTTTTTGGCGGGGCACCGGGAGCAGGCGCGCGATCGGCGTGGTCACAGGTTGCGCAGCCGTAGCCAGAAGCTTGCCGAGCGTCTCGAGCGCAAGGTCGCCGAACTGTCTGAAGCCAATCAACGACTGGAGGAGATGGCACGTTTGCGCAGCGAGTTCTTGCGCAACATCAGCCACGAATTTGCCACCCCGATGACGCCGGTGGTCGGCTACCTGCGATTGCTGCTTGACGAAGAGGTGGGCCCGCTGACGCAACTGCAGCGCAAGTCGCTGTCGCAGATTCATGAGAGCACCGAGCGCCTCCAACGTTTGATCGACACCCTGCTTGACCTGAGCACGCTCGAGACGGGCCGGATGCACGTGTACGAGCGCGACTATGATTTCTGTCAGGTTGCGGCGCGGGCTCTCGATGAGATCCGCTCGAAGTGCGTGCGGGCCAAGATCGACGTGGTCGAGCAGCTACCCGAGGAGCCGCTGCCAGCGCGCGGGGACCCGGACAAGCTGCGCCGAGCCATGGCGCATATTCTGGACAACGCGGTCAAGTTCACGCCGCGCGGCGGTCAAATGGCCATCGCGGTCGAGGTCGATCCAACGGACGACCGCCTGCTGTTCTCGGTCGCGGACAGCGGGCCCGGCATTCCGGCCAAGGACATGCACAAGGTCTTCGAGGCCTTCTTCCAGGTGGACGGTTCGCCAACCCGCAAGTACGGAGGGGTCGGGGTTGGCCTGGCCTTCGCTCGCAGAGTGGCCGAGGCCCTGGGGGGCAGCGTGCAGGTCCAGAGCCCCCCGAAGCAGCCCGTTGCCGGCCGCATGTTGCGCGGGACGCAAGCGGTAATGAGCGTGCGGCGGATGCCGGCTCCGGCGTCCGGTGCTAGTCCTTCAACCGCGTGA
- a CDS encoding methylmalonyl-CoA mutase family protein: MPPTREARGRPLAASGADFPDQTLEQWLSSFRARPLPNRRGSGHVETPDGIRLEPLYARENAARPLATAAGRTPYGRGFRPPPPRWRGAQDYDEPDPAEARSRLQADRTRAITRAYLLFARPLRAGLDPDAAEAGQMPLDGLTCATASELCELLADSPGGPAEPEPFHVALQGGGNALGLAGVLIAAQGLRPPSGTELVCSFGSDPLTAAARDGELPFSLEECFNHSAALVAWSSEHGNARCVQVDATAYHDAGADAVLELGLMLATGVYYLRALHARGADPAHPSCGFDLLQALDADLFTGVAKLRAARLCWSGVLRAWGHPEAARHSALHARASRRMLTRYDPLVNLLRLSSASLASAFGGADSIALPPHDIRLAEQSAGARRWACDVPLIQRLEAHVSRVSDPGGGAFYLEHLSLQIARGAWRVLQEIEALGGMANCLVSGEVQRRVAQAREKRRGLFETLSLRITGITDHPWASETASAEPGAVSDDLRSATAARLARLLGAGRAAASLNRLRDRAGPALVEAAAEAASAGATLGEIAAAIGARQGGFRVDPLAPRHDADAFEMLRDAAWRTARDRKRPRALVLTLPGADRKREAFATNVLAMAPFDVAQMQLESTSWHRASAASPRRIRARITLPQRAAVLVCAQAAGLDLASLASNLREAGAAAVVWVGPASEVGVEQQGAFDAFLYEGCNVCRLLERLLRSTGARI; the protein is encoded by the coding sequence GTGCCGCCCACCCGCGAAGCCAGGGGGAGGCCACTAGCCGCTTCAGGTGCTGATTTTCCGGATCAAACGCTTGAGCAGTGGCTGTCCTCGTTCCGAGCCCGCCCCTTGCCAAACCGACGGGGGAGCGGACACGTCGAGACTCCGGATGGAATCAGGCTTGAGCCTCTTTACGCACGTGAGAACGCTGCAAGACCCCTCGCAACAGCCGCGGGCCGAACGCCTTACGGCCGTGGTTTCCGACCTCCACCGCCACGCTGGAGAGGTGCACAGGACTACGACGAGCCCGATCCCGCCGAGGCGCGCAGCCGGTTGCAAGCCGACAGGACGCGTGCGATCACCCGCGCCTACCTGCTGTTCGCCAGGCCCCTGCGCGCAGGGCTGGATCCCGACGCCGCCGAGGCCGGTCAAATGCCGCTGGATGGCCTCACCTGCGCCACCGCCAGCGAGCTGTGCGAGCTGCTCGCGGACAGCCCAGGCGGCCCTGCAGAACCCGAGCCGTTTCACGTGGCGCTTCAGGGCGGCGGAAACGCGCTCGGCCTGGCGGGTGTTCTGATCGCGGCGCAGGGGCTTCGCCCCCCGTCCGGGACCGAGCTGGTCTGCAGCTTCGGCAGCGATCCGCTGACTGCAGCCGCCCGCGACGGGGAGCTGCCTTTTTCGCTCGAGGAGTGCTTCAACCACAGCGCCGCACTGGTTGCCTGGAGCTCGGAGCACGGCAACGCGCGTTGCGTGCAGGTCGACGCTACTGCCTACCACGACGCTGGAGCGGACGCGGTGCTCGAGCTTGGGCTCATGCTCGCCACGGGGGTCTACTACCTGCGAGCCCTGCATGCTCGCGGCGCCGATCCCGCGCATCCCAGCTGCGGTTTCGACCTGCTGCAGGCGCTGGACGCCGATCTCTTCACGGGTGTGGCCAAGCTTCGGGCCGCCCGCCTGTGCTGGTCCGGTGTGCTTCGGGCTTGGGGCCATCCGGAAGCGGCGCGCCACAGCGCGCTTCACGCCCGAGCTTCGCGCCGCATGCTCACGCGCTACGACCCGCTCGTGAACCTGCTGCGGCTAAGCAGCGCCTCTCTTGCCTCGGCCTTCGGCGGCGCCGACTCCATCGCGCTGCCACCCCACGACATTCGGCTCGCGGAGCAAAGCGCGGGAGCTCGACGCTGGGCCTGCGACGTGCCCCTGATCCAACGACTCGAGGCGCACGTCAGCAGGGTTTCGGACCCTGGCGGAGGCGCGTTCTACCTCGAGCACCTGAGCCTGCAGATCGCTCGAGGCGCATGGCGGGTGCTGCAAGAGATCGAGGCCCTGGGTGGAATGGCCAACTGCCTGGTGAGCGGGGAAGTGCAACGACGCGTCGCGCAAGCGCGGGAGAAGCGCCGGGGGCTGTTCGAGACGCTCTCGCTGCGAATCACCGGGATCACCGACCACCCTTGGGCGAGCGAGACCGCCAGCGCGGAACCTGGCGCTGTATCGGACGACCTGCGAAGCGCGACCGCGGCCCGGCTTGCCCGGTTGCTGGGGGCCGGGCGGGCAGCGGCCAGCTTGAACCGGCTACGCGACCGGGCCGGCCCTGCGCTCGTCGAGGCAGCGGCCGAGGCCGCGAGCGCGGGGGCGACCCTGGGCGAAATCGCAGCTGCGATCGGCGCGCGACAAGGCGGCTTTCGAGTGGATCCGCTGGCGCCTCGGCACGACGCGGACGCGTTCGAGATGCTGCGCGATGCCGCCTGGCGAACGGCTCGAGACCGCAAGCGCCCCCGAGCCCTGGTGCTGACGTTGCCCGGTGCCGATCGGAAGCGGGAGGCGTTCGCCACGAACGTGCTGGCCATGGCGCCGTTCGATGTGGCCCAGATGCAGCTCGAGTCGACCTCCTGGCATCGCGCCAGCGCAGCGAGCCCGCGCCGGATCCGCGCCCGGATTACACTGCCACAACGTGCCGCGGTCTTGGTGTGCGCCCAAGCCGCGGGCCTCGACCTTGCCAGCCTGGCTTCCAACCTGCGGGAGGCGGGCGCGGCCGCCGTGGTCTGGGTCGGCCCCGCAAGCGAGGTCGGCGTGGAGCAGCAGGGCGCGTTCGACGCTTTTCTCTACGAGGGCTGCAACGTTTGCCGGCTGCTCGAGCGGCTGCTGCGCAGCACAGGAGCGCGCATATGA
- the scpA gene encoding methylmalonyl-CoA mutase, giving the protein MSRVPDFARLAFDDCVTPGSAPVPQAEPSEVPGVWTAAQGMHLKTEYGPDDLEGIGHLGNLPGAPPFVRGPYPSMYLERPWTIRQYAGFSTAEESNAFYRRNLAAGQKGLSVAFDLPTHRGYDSDHPRVASDVGMAGVAVDSIQDMRLLFQGIPLDRVSVSMTMNGAVLPILALYIVAAEEQGVAQGQLSGTIQNDILKEFLVRNTYIYPPAPSMRVVRDILAYCTARMPRFNAISVSGYHMQEAGATADLELAYTLADGLEYLRAGLDAGLHIDDFAPRFSFFWGVGMNYFMEVAKLRAGRLLWARMVKPFKPEDPRSLTLRAHCQTSGWSLTAQDPFNNVIRTCVEAAAAVHGHTQSLHTNALDEALALPSDFSARIARQTQLLLQHESGACRTIDPWGGSYYVERLTHDLAERALTLIQEIEQLGGMTRAIESGVPHARIEEAAVRAQARIDKRQQAVVGVNCYAADHDEPPRIRRIDNRDALARQLQRLGEIRAQRDETGVEHSMAALSHAAETGCDNLVALAVRAARARATLGEISLALERVWGRHEPVVRSGAGVYGNEMGATSHALSEVQRRTRDFAELHGRRPRILVAKLGQDGHDRGAKVIASAFTDLGFDVDLGPLFQTPEEAARQAVENDVHIVGASSLAAGHLGLIPQLRAALDAFGRDDILIAVGGVVPAQDHDVLKQHGASCIFGPGTVVVEAANALLDRLDREPGEPARPSDHE; this is encoded by the coding sequence ATGAGCCGCGTTCCCGACTTCGCACGACTCGCGTTCGACGACTGTGTGACGCCAGGCAGCGCCCCGGTGCCTCAGGCCGAGCCGAGCGAGGTGCCGGGCGTGTGGACAGCCGCACAAGGCATGCACCTGAAGACCGAGTACGGGCCCGACGACCTCGAGGGCATCGGGCACCTGGGGAATCTTCCGGGGGCTCCCCCGTTCGTCAGGGGCCCCTACCCCAGCATGTACCTCGAGCGCCCGTGGACGATACGGCAGTACGCCGGTTTCTCGACCGCCGAAGAAAGCAATGCGTTTTATCGCCGCAATCTCGCCGCAGGGCAAAAGGGCTTGTCCGTGGCCTTCGACCTGCCCACCCATCGCGGCTACGACTCGGACCATCCGCGTGTAGCGAGCGACGTGGGCATGGCTGGAGTCGCTGTCGATAGCATCCAGGACATGCGGCTGTTGTTTCAGGGTATCCCCCTGGATCGGGTCAGCGTCTCCATGACGATGAACGGCGCCGTCTTGCCCATCCTGGCTCTGTACATCGTCGCGGCCGAGGAACAGGGCGTGGCGCAGGGACAGCTCAGTGGGACTATTCAAAACGATATTCTCAAGGAGTTCCTGGTCCGAAACACGTACATCTACCCGCCGGCACCGTCGATGCGCGTAGTGCGTGACATCCTCGCCTACTGCACAGCCAGGATGCCGCGCTTCAATGCGATCAGCGTCTCCGGTTACCACATGCAGGAAGCAGGCGCGACCGCGGATCTCGAGCTTGCCTACACGCTGGCGGACGGCTTGGAGTATCTGCGAGCCGGGCTGGATGCCGGGCTGCACATCGACGACTTTGCGCCCCGATTCTCCTTTTTTTGGGGCGTGGGCATGAACTACTTCATGGAGGTCGCGAAACTCCGCGCGGGCAGACTCCTGTGGGCGCGCATGGTCAAACCGTTCAAGCCCGAGGACCCGAGGTCGCTTACCCTGCGTGCCCACTGCCAGACTTCGGGCTGGAGCCTGACCGCGCAGGATCCCTTCAACAACGTCATTCGCACCTGCGTCGAGGCCGCAGCCGCAGTGCACGGCCACACGCAATCGCTGCACACGAATGCGCTCGATGAAGCTCTGGCGCTGCCCAGCGACTTCAGCGCCCGCATCGCCCGCCAAACCCAGCTGCTGCTACAGCACGAGAGCGGTGCCTGTCGTACGATCGACCCCTGGGGCGGCAGCTACTACGTCGAGCGTCTCACCCACGATCTTGCTGAACGTGCCCTGACACTGATCCAAGAGATCGAGCAGCTCGGAGGCATGACCCGTGCCATAGAAAGCGGAGTCCCGCACGCGCGCATCGAAGAAGCGGCGGTCCGGGCCCAGGCTCGCATCGACAAGAGACAACAGGCGGTGGTGGGCGTCAACTGCTACGCCGCCGACCACGACGAGCCCCCGAGAATTCGTCGGATCGACAACCGAGACGCGCTGGCCCGGCAGCTGCAGCGCCTGGGCGAGATCAGGGCACAACGTGACGAGACCGGGGTCGAACACAGCATGGCCGCTCTCAGCCACGCGGCGGAAACCGGGTGCGACAACCTGGTCGCACTTGCCGTTCGCGCGGCGCGGGCGCGAGCCACGCTGGGCGAGATCAGCCTCGCGCTCGAGCGCGTATGGGGCAGACACGAGCCGGTCGTGCGTTCGGGCGCCGGCGTGTATGGTAATGAGATGGGCGCTACGTCGCACGCGCTGAGCGAGGTCCAGCGCCGGACGCGAGACTTCGCCGAGCTGCACGGAAGACGCCCGCGAATCCTGGTCGCGAAACTCGGTCAGGATGGTCACGATCGGGGAGCCAAGGTGATCGCGAGTGCCTTCACCGATCTCGGGTTCGATGTCGATCTTGGGCCGCTCTTTCAGACACCCGAGGAGGCGGCCCGCCAGGCTGTCGAAAACGACGTGCACATCGTGGGTGCAAGCTCGCTGGCGGCGGGTCATCTGGGTCTCATCCCGCAGCTGCGTGCGGCGTTGGATGCGTTTGGCCGCGACGACATCCTGATCGCGGTGGGAGGCGTGGTACCGGCACAAGACCACGACGTGTTGAAGCAACACGGCGCCAGTTGCATCTTTGGTCCAGGCACCGTCGTCGTGGAAGCCGCCAACGCATTGCTCGACCGGCTCGATCGGGAGCCAGGAGAGCCAGCGCGTCCGAGCGATCATGAATGA
- the meaB gene encoding methylmalonyl Co-A mutase-associated GTPase MeaB, producing MNETRRPGSSRATASPSVELAKAIRSGDRTALARGITLVESTAATHRDQAEQLLQQLQGGAPDAYRIGITGMPGVGKSTLIDALGSKLTATGSKVAVLAVDPTSTRSGGSLLADKTRMNRLANDPHAFVRPSPSGAAPGGVSVATREAILLCEAAGYDPVFVETVGIGQAEAGVAAMVDVLVLMLLPGAGDELQGLKRGVLELADVVLINKADGNLHAAALAAQQHYAHALRIVRAAGSERHRSGQHILTTSALREADVEALWNQLSALRRRSLHNAHAALREQRLRTWLWQQLENHVLGRLHGDEQLAVRVDALILDVLADRTRPSQARSELLASLPGSTGGAPRAESQ from the coding sequence ATGAATGAGACGCGCAGGCCGGGTAGCTCGCGGGCCACAGCGAGCCCGAGCGTCGAGCTCGCAAAGGCCATTCGGAGCGGGGATCGCACGGCGCTGGCAAGAGGCATTACCCTGGTCGAGAGCACCGCAGCCACCCATCGAGACCAGGCCGAACAGCTGCTTCAGCAGCTTCAAGGAGGCGCGCCCGATGCCTATCGAATCGGCATCACAGGCATGCCGGGCGTAGGCAAGAGCACGCTGATCGACGCGCTCGGAAGCAAACTGACCGCCACCGGATCCAAGGTGGCTGTCTTGGCCGTCGATCCCACCAGCACGCGCTCCGGTGGCAGCTTGCTCGCCGACAAGACCCGTATGAATCGACTCGCGAACGACCCGCACGCCTTTGTGAGGCCTTCACCCTCTGGCGCTGCCCCGGGCGGCGTGAGCGTGGCGACGCGCGAAGCGATCCTGCTGTGCGAGGCCGCGGGCTACGACCCCGTCTTCGTGGAAACCGTCGGCATCGGCCAGGCCGAAGCCGGCGTTGCTGCCATGGTCGACGTGCTGGTGCTGATGCTGCTGCCGGGAGCGGGCGACGAGCTTCAGGGTCTCAAGCGCGGCGTGCTCGAGCTGGCGGACGTGGTGCTCATCAACAAAGCCGACGGGAACCTGCATGCAGCCGCGCTCGCGGCGCAGCAGCACTACGCACACGCCCTTCGGATCGTGCGGGCGGCTGGCAGCGAACGCCACCGCTCCGGCCAGCACATCCTGACAACAAGCGCTCTGCGAGAGGCAGATGTCGAAGCGCTTTGGAACCAACTGAGCGCACTTCGCCGACGTTCCCTGCACAACGCGCACGCGGCACTGCGCGAGCAACGACTTCGAACCTGGCTCTGGCAGCAGCTCGAAAACCACGTGCTTGGCCGGCTGCACGGCGACGAGCAGCTGGCCGTGCGGGTCGATGCGCTGATCCTCGACGTCCTGGCGGATCGTACCCGGCCCAGCCAGGCCCGCAGTGAGCTGCTCGCCAGCCTGCCCGGATCAACCGGAGGAGCGCCCCGAGCCGAATCGCAGTGA